In the Phaeobacter gallaeciensis genome, one interval contains:
- a CDS encoding 6,7-dimethyl-8-ribityllumazine synthase: protein MTHTRYAFIKANWHADIVDRALEGFQELIPAEQIDVFDVPGAFEMPLMAQELAKTGQYAAVACAALVVDGGIYRHDFVAQAVVDGLMRAGMDTGVPVLSVSLTPHHFQETDHHMAIYRDHFVQKGREAAQAALMITKTREQAKGLAQAA from the coding sequence ATGACACACACCCGATATGCATTCATCAAGGCCAATTGGCACGCCGATATCGTCGATCGCGCGCTCGAAGGATTTCAGGAATTGATCCCGGCCGAGCAGATCGATGTTTTTGACGTGCCTGGCGCATTCGAGATGCCGCTGATGGCGCAGGAGCTGGCCAAGACCGGCCAATACGCCGCCGTGGCTTGCGCCGCGCTGGTGGTGGATGGCGGCATCTACCGGCATGATTTCGTTGCGCAGGCGGTCGTGGACGGGCTGATGCGTGCAGGAATGGACACCGGCGTGCCGGTGCTGTCCGTCTCGCTGACCCCGCATCATTTCCAGGAAACCGATCACCACATGGCGATCTACCGCGACCATTTCGTTCAGAAGGGCCGCGAGGCGGCGCAGGCTGCGCTGATGATCACCAAGACGCGGGAGCAGGCAAAGGGATTGGCGCAGGCTGCGTAA
- a CDS encoding AEC family transporter, with translation MGAILSITFPIYAALGLGYGIVWKGWFTPEDMRRFGAYVLNIALPALIFSAVAARNPAEVFQPGYVLAYGLGGIATIAVSFVLFTLRGVDPRRRALGVMGSTCPNNGFVGYPIMLLTFPDLAGVILALNLLVENLILIPTCLLLMELAGSTPGQPLLPKLRGILWNMAKMPMLIALALGLVVSASGFALPGPFLRFVDMLAASAGALSLVVIGGSLVGLPMHGNRSLAAQIAASKLLLHPALVAGAAAVLLWAGLVTMPKELHSAVILSAAMPMFGIYTVLAQRQGLEGAASLAMLTATSLAFVTLTVLLWLLV, from the coding sequence ATGGGCGCGATCCTGTCGATCACCTTTCCGATCTATGCGGCGCTGGGCCTTGGCTACGGGATCGTCTGGAAAGGCTGGTTCACCCCAGAGGATATGCGCCGGTTCGGGGCCTATGTGCTGAACATCGCCCTACCGGCGCTGATCTTCTCCGCCGTGGCAGCGCGCAACCCGGCCGAAGTGTTCCAGCCCGGATACGTGCTGGCCTATGGTCTGGGCGGCATTGCCACCATCGCGGTTTCCTTCGTGCTGTTCACCCTGCGCGGCGTGGATCCGCGTCGCCGGGCGCTGGGCGTGATGGGATCGACCTGTCCCAACAACGGCTTTGTCGGCTATCCGATCATGCTGTTGACCTTTCCGGATCTGGCCGGGGTGATCCTGGCGCTGAACCTGCTGGTCGAGAACCTGATCCTGATCCCCACCTGCCTGCTCTTGATGGAACTGGCGGGCAGCACGCCGGGCCAGCCGCTGTTGCCGAAACTGCGCGGTATCCTGTGGAACATGGCGAAGATGCCGATGCTGATCGCACTGGCGCTGGGGCTTGTGGTTTCGGCCTCCGGGTTTGCGCTGCCGGGGCCGTTCCTGCGTTTTGTCGATATGCTGGCGGCCTCGGCCGGGGCGCTGTCGCTGGTGGTGATCGGTGGATCGCTGGTGGGGCTGCCGATGCACGGCAACCGCAGTCTTGCGGCGCAGATCGCGGCGAGCAAGCTGCTTTTGCACCCGGCGCTGGTGGCTGGCGCGGCGGCGGTGCTGCTATGGGCGGGTCTGGTGACGATGCCGAAAGAGTTGCACAGCGCGGTGATCCTGTCGGCGGCGATGCCGATGTTCGGGATCTATACGGTGCTGGCCCAGCGGCAGGGGCTGGAGGGCGCGGCGAGCCTCGCTATGCTGACCGCCACGAGCCTCGCCTTTGTGACGCTGACCGTTCTGTTGTGGCTGCTGGTTTGA
- a CDS encoding anti-sigma factor → MSDPMSGTDTPQAEPPFDDEFLAAEYVLHLLDAEARRSFEARLAAEPALREEVHRWEAHFASLAEEVPETAPPARVKAALMAQIDAAPEGPEGVRRIFSAWRMGLGALAAALVLVAALVLVPILTRPDFSPAYHVDLASADGDLFVAAGLDAEQNLLLIRRDQGAPRPGRALELWLIADGAEAPVSLGVLPDENEIFVTLPAELVQQFAGATLAISDEPEGGSPTGAPTGEVLAAAAVETL, encoded by the coding sequence ATGTCTGACCCGATGAGCGGCACCGATACCCCTCAGGCAGAGCCTCCCTTCGACGACGAGTTCCTCGCCGCCGAATACGTGCTGCATCTTCTGGATGCCGAGGCACGGCGCAGCTTTGAGGCGCGCCTGGCGGCGGAGCCTGCCCTGCGGGAAGAGGTTCATCGCTGGGAGGCGCATTTTGCCAGCCTTGCCGAAGAGGTACCCGAGACCGCGCCACCCGCCCGGGTGAAGGCGGCGCTGATGGCGCAGATCGACGCCGCGCCGGAAGGTCCAGAAGGCGTGCGGCGCATCTTCTCGGCCTGGCGCATGGGGCTTGGCGCGCTGGCGGCGGCGCTGGTTCTGGTGGCGGCGCTGGTGCTGGTGCCGATCCTGACGCGCCCGGATTTCTCACCGGCCTATCATGTTGATCTGGCCTCGGCCGATGGCGACCTCTTCGTGGCCGCCGGGCTCGATGCGGAGCAGAACCTGCTGCTGATCCGGCGTGATCAGGGCGCGCCGCGTCCCGGCCGGGCGCTGGAACTGTGGCTGATTGCCGATGGGGCCGAGGCGCCGGTCTCCCTTGGGGTGCTGCCGGATGAGAATGAGATTTTCGTGACCCTGCCTGCGGAGTTGGTGCAGCAGTTTGCCGGGGCGACTCTGGCGATCTCGGACGAACCAGAAGGCGGCTCGCCCACCGGTGCCCCCACCGGCGAGGTTCTGGCTGCGGCCGCCGTCGAGACCCTGTGA
- a CDS encoding FMN-binding negative transcriptional regulator, with the protein MHPNPIYHDADRAQNLDFARTRAFGVLAVSTAEAPLISHVPFLLSEDGTSTDLHLVRSNPITRVLKSPQTARLAVSGPDGYVSPDWYGLADQVPTWNYVAVHLTGRLEQRPQDELLDLLDRQSAYYEARLLPKPPWHSDKMEPEALERMMRMIVPVRLSIETVEGTWKLSQNKPEPARTAVADQITTGFGAELDDLARMMRP; encoded by the coding sequence ATGCACCCCAATCCCATTTATCATGATGCAGACCGCGCGCAGAATCTCGATTTTGCCCGGACGCGCGCCTTTGGCGTTCTGGCGGTTTCCACGGCAGAGGCGCCGCTGATCAGCCATGTTCCGTTCTTACTAAGCGAAGACGGCACCTCTACCGATCTGCATCTGGTGCGGTCGAACCCGATCACCCGGGTGCTGAAATCCCCGCAGACTGCGCGGCTGGCGGTCAGCGGGCCGGATGGCTATGTCTCGCCCGATTGGTACGGGCTGGCCGATCAGGTGCCGACCTGGAATTACGTGGCTGTGCATCTGACCGGCAGGCTGGAGCAGCGCCCGCAAGATGAACTGCTGGATCTTCTGGACCGGCAATCGGCGTATTACGAGGCGCGGTTGCTGCCAAAACCACCCTGGCACAGCGACAAAATGGAACCGGAGGCGCTGGAACGGATGATGCGGATGATCGTGCCGGTGCGGCTCAGCATCGAAACGGTGGAGGGCACCTGGAAGCTGAGTCAGAACAAGCCTGAGCCCGCCCGCACGGCGGTCGCGGATCAGATCACCACCGGTTTTGGCGCCGAGCTGGATGATCTGGCCCGGATGATGCGCCCCTGA
- a CDS encoding ribonuclease HII has protein sequence MDQPDYSLEDAARARGSLIIAGVDEVGRGPLAGPVTAAAVILTPECIPEGLNDSKKLSPKKRQAVEQAIFDNGVVAIAHATVEEIDSLNILRASHLAMERAVAALNPQPDYLLIDGNMIPNGLQIPAEAVVKGDGKSLSIAAASIVAKEARDRIMVDLAQQFPGYGWEKNAGYPSKQHRTALEELGVTPHHRRSFKPVHKILYQE, from the coding sequence ATGGACCAGCCAGATTACAGCCTTGAAGACGCCGCCCGCGCCCGCGGGTCCCTGATCATCGCCGGAGTGGATGAGGTGGGCCGGGGGCCATTGGCCGGACCGGTCACGGCAGCAGCCGTCATACTGACCCCTGAATGCATTCCCGAGGGGCTGAATGATTCCAAGAAACTGAGCCCGAAAAAACGCCAGGCGGTGGAGCAGGCGATCTTTGACAATGGGGTGGTTGCGATTGCCCATGCTACCGTTGAAGAGATTGATTCCCTTAATATTCTCCGCGCCTCGCATCTGGCGATGGAACGCGCCGTGGCAGCTCTGAACCCGCAGCCGGATTACCTGCTGATCGACGGGAACATGATCCCCAACGGGCTGCAGATTCCGGCCGAAGCGGTGGTCAAGGGAGACGGCAAATCACTGTCGATCGCGGCGGCCTCGATCGTGGCCAAAGAGGCCCGGGATCGGATCATGGTGGATTTAGCGCAACAGTTTCCAGGATATGGATGGGAGAAAAACGCAGGCTACCCGTCGAAACAGCACCGCACGGCGCTTGAGGAATTGGGCGTCACCCCACATCATCGGAGATCCTTCAAGCCGGTCCACAAGATATTGTATCAAGAGTGA
- a CDS encoding sigma-70 family RNA polymerase sigma factor, which translates to MTTPAEIETMIARIALRDRRAFAALYDATSAKLFGVCLRVLKNRGEAEDTLQEVFLRIWAKADSYAVTGHSPMTWLITIARNLSIDRLRSRQARMSGQGDGGDLLEQVPDSNPGPEATTIARSEQARMNACMEELPQDRAEAVRGAYLEGDNYQTLAERHGVPLNTMRTWLRRSLQKLKECLTR; encoded by the coding sequence ATGACAACACCAGCAGAGATCGAGACGATGATCGCACGAATCGCCCTGCGCGACCGGCGTGCTTTCGCAGCGCTCTATGATGCGACCAGTGCCAAGCTGTTCGGCGTCTGCCTGCGGGTGCTGAAAAACCGCGGCGAGGCCGAAGATACCCTGCAAGAGGTCTTTTTGCGGATCTGGGCCAAGGCGGATAGTTATGCGGTGACTGGGCACAGTCCGATGACCTGGCTGATCACCATCGCCCGAAACCTGTCGATTGACCGGCTGCGGTCCCGTCAGGCGCGGATGTCCGGTCAGGGCGACGGCGGCGATCTGCTGGAGCAGGTGCCGGACAGTAACCCCGGCCCCGAAGCCACTACCATTGCCCGGTCCGAGCAGGCCCGCATGAACGCCTGCATGGAGGAATTGCCGCAGGACCGTGCAGAGGCCGTGCGCGGCGCCTATCTGGAAGGAGACAATTACCAGACCCTGGCGGAACGTCACGGCGTTCCGCTGAATACGATGCGTACCTGGCTGCGTCGCAGCCTCCAGAAACTGAAAGAATGTCTGACCCGATGA
- a CDS encoding ATP-binding cassette domain-containing protein — protein sequence MLKLEHIRIDNGGFILTADFAIPPGARVAVIGPSGAGKTTLIEAVAGFLPLSGGRILWGESDISDQLPGKRPVAMLFQDGNLFPHLTAAQNVGLGLHPNLRLSDSEHARVAQALERVGLSGMEARKPAALSGGQQSRVALARVLVQGRDILLLDEPFAALGPALKAEMLDLVAELATESGATLLMVSHDPGDARRIADQVVLVAEGQAHPPRPTADLLDDPPPALKAYLG from the coding sequence ATGCTGAAGCTTGAACATATCCGCATCGACAATGGCGGCTTTATCCTGACTGCTGATTTCGCGATTCCCCCCGGCGCGCGGGTTGCGGTCATCGGCCCTTCCGGCGCGGGCAAGACCACCCTCATCGAGGCCGTCGCCGGGTTTCTGCCCCTCTCCGGCGGGCGGATCCTCTGGGGAGAGAGCGATATCAGCGATCAATTGCCCGGCAAGCGTCCGGTCGCCATGCTGTTTCAGGATGGCAATCTGTTTCCGCATCTGACTGCGGCGCAGAACGTCGGGCTGGGCCTGCATCCGAACCTGCGACTGAGCGATTCCGAACACGCCCGCGTCGCGCAGGCGCTGGAGCGAGTCGGCCTTTCAGGCATGGAGGCGCGCAAACCTGCCGCCCTGTCCGGCGGACAGCAAAGCCGTGTCGCGCTGGCGCGGGTGCTGGTGCAGGGGCGGGATATCCTGCTGTTGGATGAACCCTTCGCGGCACTGGGTCCTGCCTTGAAGGCCGAGATGCTGGATCTGGTGGCGGAACTGGCAACGGAGAGCGGCGCAACGCTGTTGATGGTGAGCCATGACCCCGGCGACGCCCGGCGCATTGCCGATCAGGTGGTGCTGGTGGCCGAGGGGCAGGCTCATCCGCCCCGGCCAACGGCGGATCTTTTGGACGACCCGCCGCCTGCCTTGAAGGCTTATCTGGGGTAG
- a CDS encoding winged helix-turn-helix domain-containing protein: MRAPITSVSEMRAAGGRVVAFGIVAIVALLAIAGTWLLLTLPDANAFNARVERVFVENDLTTQAEIKLLEILAQSGTAFADTLASYRMVIFVLLVFAAAMMLAALVVLTMLLLLNRRMAQIERAGIQVNELLISREENTVYLNSMGFRLTPAAMETLAALAEARMDDDVLSGAEIEAVISGRHSSDCDEAAGATRIKRLRDTLGNQMISELLVKNIAKRGYVLAISKDVIRMV, from the coding sequence ATGCGGGCTCCTATTACCTCCGTTTCTGAAATGCGCGCCGCGGGCGGGCGGGTGGTCGCGTTTGGTATCGTCGCCATCGTGGCGCTGCTGGCGATTGCAGGGACCTGGCTTCTGCTGACCCTGCCCGATGCCAACGCCTTTAACGCCCGTGTCGAACGGGTCTTTGTGGAAAACGACCTGACCACCCAGGCTGAGATCAAGCTGCTGGAGATTCTCGCCCAGTCCGGCACCGCCTTTGCCGATACGCTGGCCAGCTACCGTATGGTGATCTTTGTGCTGCTGGTCTTTGCCGCTGCGATGATGCTGGCGGCGCTGGTGGTGCTGACCATGCTGCTGCTCCTGAACCGGCGCATGGCGCAGATCGAACGCGCCGGCATTCAGGTCAACGAGCTGCTGATCAGCCGCGAGGAAAACACCGTCTACCTCAACAGCATGGGCTTCCGCCTGACCCCGGCAGCGATGGAGACCCTCGCGGCCCTAGCCGAGGCGCGGATGGATGATGATGTCCTGTCGGGCGCTGAAATCGAAGCGGTGATTTCCGGCCGTCACAGCAGCGATTGTGACGAGGCCGCCGGCGCCACCCGGATCAAACGCCTGCGCGATACCCTTGGCAACCAGATGATCAGCGAGCTTCTGGTCAAGAACATCGCCAAACGCGGCTATGTCCTGGCCATTAGCAAGGATGTCATCCGCATGGTATAA
- a CDS encoding thiamine/thiamine pyrophosphate ABC transporter permease ThiP, whose product MARRAQPLSPAAGYGAALLVAALILGTLAAVALRAEPGRGLVTADWAAVRFTLVQASLSALFSVALAVPVARALARRRFAGRNLLIALLGAPFILPVIVAILGLLAVFGRAGWVSDALGLFGLEPLSIYGLHGVVLAHVFFNLPLATRLILQGWQEIPAERFRLAAQLDADARAMWQLLEAPMLARVVPGALAVVFAICLSSFAVALTLGGGPRATTIELAIYQAFSFDFDLGRAALLSAVQLLLTALAAMIALRAPVGEGFGSGLDRMLRRWDGRGAMARGFDGFWILFAALFLLLPLLAVVLSGLPGVLSLPASVWQAAGASILVAGASTLILLALALPMALAAALGRPLPMEIAGLLGLAASPLVIGTGLFILIYPVASPFALALPVTALVNAVMALPFAMRILIPAARDVITRHRRLALSLDMTGRPFILWVVLPRMRAQIGFAAGLAAALSMGDLGVIALFADPEVATLPLQVYRLMGAYQMQAAAGAALVLLCLSMGAFWILDRGGRWHAEA is encoded by the coding sequence ATGGCGCGGCGCGCTCAGCCGCTAAGCCCGGCTGCGGGATATGGCGCCGCCCTGCTGGTGGCGGCGCTGATCCTTGGCACGCTGGCAGCGGTCGCCTTGCGCGCCGAACCCGGGCGCGGGCTGGTCACCGCCGATTGGGCGGCGGTGCGGTTCACGCTGGTGCAGGCGAGCCTTTCTGCCCTGTTCAGCGTCGCCCTTGCGGTGCCTGTGGCCCGCGCGCTGGCACGGCGACGCTTTGCCGGGCGCAACCTGCTGATCGCCCTTTTGGGCGCACCCTTCATCCTGCCCGTGATCGTCGCTATCCTTGGCCTGCTCGCAGTCTTTGGCCGCGCGGGCTGGGTCAGCGATGCGCTGGGACTGTTCGGACTTGAACCCCTCAGCATCTATGGTCTGCACGGTGTTGTGCTGGCCCATGTCTTTTTCAACCTGCCGCTGGCGACGCGGCTGATCCTGCAAGGCTGGCAGGAGATCCCCGCCGAACGTTTTCGTCTGGCCGCGCAACTGGACGCAGACGCGCGCGCCATGTGGCAGCTTTTGGAGGCACCGATGCTGGCCCGCGTCGTACCCGGCGCCTTGGCGGTGGTCTTTGCCATTTGCCTCTCCAGCTTTGCCGTGGCCCTGACGCTGGGCGGTGGCCCGCGCGCCACCACCATTGAACTGGCGATCTATCAGGCCTTCAGTTTCGATTTCGATCTGGGCCGCGCGGCGCTGTTGTCGGCGGTGCAATTGCTGCTGACCGCGCTGGCGGCCATGATCGCCCTGCGCGCCCCGGTGGGCGAAGGGTTCGGCAGCGGGCTTGACCGAATGCTGCGCCGCTGGGACGGGCGCGGCGCCATGGCGCGCGGCTTTGATGGCTTCTGGATCCTCTTTGCCGCCCTGTTCCTGCTCCTGCCGCTGCTGGCGGTGGTACTGTCGGGGCTGCCGGGAGTGCTGTCGCTGCCCGCCTCGGTCTGGCAGGCCGCGGGGGCCTCAATCCTGGTGGCAGGCGCCAGCACCCTGATCCTGCTGGCGCTGGCACTGCCGATGGCGCTGGCGGCGGCGCTGGGGCGCCCGCTGCCAATGGAGATCGCCGGACTTCTGGGACTTGCCGCCTCTCCGCTGGTGATCGGCACCGGGCTGTTCATCCTGATCTATCCTGTGGCCAGCCCCTTTGCGCTGGCGCTGCCAGTGACGGCGCTGGTCAATGCGGTGATGGCGCTGCCCTTTGCCATGCGGATCCTGATCCCGGCGGCCCGCGATGTCATCACCCGGCACCGGCGGCTTGCGCTCTCTCTTGATATGACCGGGCGACCCTTTATCCTGTGGGTGGTCCTGCCGCGTATGCGGGCGCAGATCGGATTTGCCGCCGGGCTGGCGGCGGCGCTGTCGATGGGGGATCTTGGAGTCATCGCCCTTTTTGCCGATCCCGAGGTCGCCACCCTGCCCTTGCAGGTCTACCGGCTGATGGGCGCCTACCAGATGCAGGCGGCAGCGGGCGCGGCGCTGGTGCTGCTGTGCCTGTCGATGGGGGCCTTCTGGATCCTGGACCGGGGAGGACGCTGGCATGCTGAAGCTTGA
- the aroC gene encoding chorismate synthase, whose protein sequence is MSMNSFGHLFRVTTWGESHGPALGATVDGCPPNVPLEPEMLQQWLDKRRPGQNKNMTQRNEPDAVKILSGVFEGKSTGTPIQLMIENTDQRSKDYGDIAQTFRPGHADITYYQKYGNRDYRGGGRSSARETAARVAAGGVAREAIKALAPGLEIKGYMVAMGEMGIDRERFDWDAIDQNDFWIPDAGAVKDWEDYLQALRKAHDSVGAVIEVVARGVPAGIGAPVYGKLDTDLAAAMMSINAVKGVEIGEGMNAARLKGSENADEIFMGNDGQPVYSSNHAGGILGGISTGQDVVVRFAVKPTSSILTPRQSIRKDGSPAEVITKGRHDPCVGIRAVPVAEAMMACVILDHLMLHRGQIGENQGKIG, encoded by the coding sequence ATGTCGATGAACAGCTTTGGCCATCTTTTCCGCGTCACCACCTGGGGTGAAAGCCACGGTCCCGCGCTGGGTGCCACCGTCGATGGCTGCCCGCCGAACGTGCCGCTGGAGCCGGAGATGCTGCAGCAGTGGCTGGACAAGCGCCGCCCGGGTCAGAACAAGAACATGACCCAGCGCAACGAACCGGATGCGGTGAAGATCCTGTCGGGTGTCTTTGAAGGAAAATCCACCGGCACGCCGATCCAGCTGATGATCGAGAACACCGACCAGCGCTCCAAGGATTACGGCGATATCGCCCAGACCTTCCGCCCCGGTCATGCCGACATCACCTATTACCAGAAATACGGCAACCGCGATTATCGCGGCGGCGGACGGTCCTCGGCGCGGGAAACGGCGGCGCGGGTGGCTGCGGGCGGTGTTGCCCGCGAGGCGATCAAGGCGCTGGCACCGGGGCTGGAGATCAAGGGCTATATGGTCGCCATGGGCGAGATGGGCATCGACCGGGAACGGTTCGATTGGGACGCCATCGATCAGAATGATTTCTGGATCCCCGATGCGGGCGCTGTGAAAGACTGGGAAGACTACCTGCAGGCGTTGCGCAAGGCGCATGATTCCGTTGGCGCGGTGATTGAGGTGGTGGCGCGCGGCGTGCCCGCCGGGATCGGCGCGCCGGTCTATGGCAAGCTCGATACCGATCTGGCGGCGGCGATGATGTCGATCAACGCGGTCAAGGGGGTGGAGATCGGTGAAGGCATGAATGCCGCGCGTCTGAAAGGCTCGGAAAACGCCGATGAGATCTTCATGGGCAACGATGGTCAGCCGGTCTATTCCAGCAACCATGCAGGCGGTATCCTGGGCGGGATTTCCACCGGGCAGGATGTGGTGGTGCGGTTCGCGGTAAAGCCGACCTCGTCGATCCTGACGCCGCGCCAGTCGATCCGCAAGGATGGCAGCCCGGCCGAGGTGATCACCAAGGGCCGCCATGACCCCTGTGTTGGTATCCGCGCGGTGCCGGTGGCCGAGGCGATGATGGCCTGCGTGATCCTGGATCACCTGATGCTGCACCGCGGACAGATCGGCGAGAACCAGGGGAAGATCGGCTAG
- a CDS encoding DUF427 domain-containing protein: MNVHVKPPARGYGILVEPLSGPVRVFRNGVLLAESSAAKVMYETRLPPTVYFPRDDVLVPLSERVALQTFCPFKGTACYHDLKLEDERVDNAVWIYENTLPEAAGITGHVGFVQDDETQLDLGENTLTPPDSGNISGPLIDWLLREAAMLNTPESFTEALAEKLREQGVQLARLSVLAWSLHPMIAGKNYVWKRRSPEIIVTAPSYDLLSKPQYQNSPLRHVSQGLGGVRHRLHRDLPDDAFPILQDLRSEGATDYVAMPLPFSDGRTNVMTVASDHPDGFTTANLGLIFECSAVIARYYEVFMQRENAQSLLETYVGKRSGARVLGGEIRRGDGDEIDAAIMFCDLRNSTRLEEDLGRDAYIQLLNGFFETASTIVHDNGGEVLKFIGDAVLAVFPADPQKSYRARSQALASARAIVDALPELARDTGLAALQCATGLAYGSVTYGNVGSQERLDFTVIGRAANVAARLGEYGKTQGHQIVVSADVLKDPSNAIPLGEVELHNVSRPVNSYAIPTS; the protein is encoded by the coding sequence ATGAATGTGCACGTTAAGCCCCCCGCCCGGGGATACGGCATTCTGGTCGAACCGCTCAGCGGTCCGGTGCGGGTGTTCCGCAACGGTGTCCTTCTCGCCGAAAGCAGCGCAGCAAAGGTGATGTATGAAACCCGCCTGCCGCCCACCGTCTATTTCCCGCGCGACGATGTGTTGGTGCCCCTCTCCGAACGGGTGGCGCTGCAAACCTTCTGCCCGTTCAAAGGCACCGCCTGTTATCACGATCTGAAGCTTGAGGACGAGCGCGTCGACAATGCGGTCTGGATCTACGAGAACACCCTGCCCGAGGCCGCCGGGATCACCGGCCATGTGGGTTTCGTGCAGGATGATGAAACACAGCTGGATCTGGGGGAGAACACGCTCACCCCGCCCGATTCCGGCAATATCTCCGGCCCGCTGATCGACTGGCTGCTGCGCGAAGCAGCAATGCTGAACACTCCCGAAAGCTTTACCGAGGCGCTGGCGGAAAAGCTGCGCGAACAGGGCGTGCAACTGGCCCGGCTGTCGGTGCTGGCCTGGTCCCTGCACCCGATGATCGCGGGCAAGAACTACGTCTGGAAACGCCGCTCCCCAGAGATCATCGTCACCGCACCCAGCTATGACCTCCTCAGCAAACCGCAGTATCAGAACAGCCCCCTGCGCCATGTCTCGCAGGGGCTTGGCGGTGTGCGCCACCGGCTGCACCGCGATCTGCCCGACGATGCCTTCCCGATCCTGCAGGACCTGCGCAGCGAAGGCGCCACCGATTACGTCGCCATGCCGCTGCCGTTCTCGGACGGGCGTACCAACGTGATGACCGTGGCCAGCGATCACCCCGACGGGTTCACCACCGCCAATCTGGGCCTGATATTTGAATGCAGCGCCGTCATCGCCCGCTATTACGAGGTCTTCATGCAGCGCGAAAACGCACAATCGCTGCTGGAAACCTATGTCGGCAAACGCTCCGGCGCGCGGGTCCTGGGCGGTGAAATCCGCCGCGGCGACGGAGATGAGATCGACGCCGCCATCATGTTCTGCGATCTGCGCAATTCCACCAGACTCGAAGAGGACCTGGGCCGCGATGCCTATATCCAGCTGCTGAATGGCTTCTTTGAAACCGCCTCTACAATCGTGCATGACAACGGTGGCGAGGTGCTGAAATTCATCGGCGACGCTGTGCTGGCGGTCTTCCCCGCCGATCCACAGAAAAGCTACCGCGCCCGCAGCCAGGCACTGGCCTCGGCCCGCGCCATCGTCGATGCACTGCCGGAGCTGGCGCGCGACACCGGGCTGGCGGCGCTGCAATGCGCCACCGGCCTCGCCTATGGTTCGGTCACCTATGGCAACGTCGGCTCGCAGGAACGGCTCGATTTCACCGTAATCGGACGCGCCGCCAACGTCGCCGCCCGCCTGGGTGAATATGGCAAGACGCAAGGCCACCAGATCGTGGTCAGCGCCGATGTGCTGAAAGACCCCTCCAATGCCATCCCTCTGGGCGAGGTCGAACTGCACAATGTCTCCCGCCCGGTGAACAGCTACGCGATCCCCACCTCCTGA
- the thiB gene encoding thiamine ABC transporter substrate binding subunit, which yields MKYSVFAAGLLGASAAFAETPELTVYTYDSFVSDWGPGPAVEKAFEEVCGCDLKLVGAGDGAALLARIKLEGNRSDADVVLGLDTNLTAAAKDSGLFADHSVSAEFDLPIAWEDATFVPYDWGYFAFVHNADADVPGDFKSLAASDTRIVIQDPRSSTPGLGLLMWVKAAYGGEAPTIWEGLADNIVTVTKGWSEAYGMFLEGEADMVLSYTTSPAYHLIAEEDASKAAASFAEGHYMQVEVAGKLAASDQPELADQFLQFMVSDAFQSVIPTTNWMYPAVTPEDGLPTGFETLITPEKSLLLPADQAAAVRDAALDEWRGALSR from the coding sequence ATGAAGTATTCTGTTTTTGCAGCGGGACTGCTCGGCGCATCGGCGGCATTCGCCGAGACGCCCGAATTGACCGTTTACACCTACGACAGCTTTGTCTCGGACTGGGGCCCCGGCCCTGCGGTCGAGAAGGCCTTTGAGGAGGTCTGCGGCTGCGATCTGAAACTGGTCGGCGCGGGCGATGGCGCCGCGCTGCTGGCGCGGATCAAGCTGGAAGGCAACCGTTCCGATGCAGATGTGGTGCTGGGGCTGGATACCAACCTCACCGCCGCCGCCAAGGACAGCGGCCTGTTTGCGGATCATTCCGTCAGCGCCGAGTTCGATCTGCCCATCGCCTGGGAAGACGCGACCTTTGTTCCTTATGACTGGGGCTATTTCGCCTTTGTCCACAATGCGGATGCCGATGTGCCGGGCGATTTCAAATCGCTGGCCGCCAGCGACACCCGGATCGTGATCCAGGATCCGCGCTCCTCCACCCCCGGTCTGGGCCTGTTGATGTGGGTGAAGGCCGCTTACGGGGGTGAGGCGCCGACGATCTGGGAAGGTCTTGCCGACAATATCGTCACCGTCACCAAGGGTTGGTCCGAGGCCTATGGCATGTTTCTTGAGGGCGAGGCCGACATGGTGCTCTCCTACACCACCTCCCCCGCCTATCACCTGATCGCTGAAGAGGACGCCAGCAAGGCGGCCGCGTCGTTCGCCGAAGGGCACTACATGCAGGTCGAAGTCGCCGGTAAACTCGCCGCGAGCGACCAGCCCGAGCTGGCCGATCAGTTCCTTCAGTTCATGGTCTCGGATGCCTTTCAGTCCGTCATCCCCACCACCAATTGGATGTATCCGGCGGTGACACCCGAAGACGGTCTGCCCACGGGATTTGAGACACTGATCACCCCGGAGAAATCGCTGCTGCTGCCCGCCGATCAGGCTGCGGCTGTGCGTGATGCGGCGCTGGACGAATGGCGCGGCGCGCTCAGCCGCTAA